The following proteins are co-located in the Nitrospiria bacterium genome:
- a CDS encoding citrate synthase, which translates to MVEYNPGLAGVPAARSKISYLDGQRGVLEYRGFRVQDLAEKSSFLETAYLLLFGNLPTKTQYEQFVTDLIQHRRIKYRIIDLVKCLPEHGHPMDALQAAVAALGMFYPDKKIENGQSRYLSAVRLIAKLPTIIASYARLRRGDEQVIPRDDLDHTSNFFYMLTRKDPDPLFARVLDTCLILHAEHTMNASTFSGMVTASTLADPYTVVSSAIGTLRGPLHGGATEEVVQMFYEIGSVEKVRPFIEKRIMAKQKIMGLGHREYKVKDPRAIILQQLARQVFDRYGSSPLYEIALEVERVGEELLSHKGVYPNVDFYSGIIYLKMGIETDFFTPMFAMARVVGWLAHWLEQIKDNHIFRPTEIYEGDHDRSYISIGERG; encoded by the coding sequence ATGGTTGAGTACAATCCTGGATTGGCAGGTGTGCCTGCGGCCCGATCAAAAATCAGTTACTTAGACGGCCAAAGGGGGGTTCTGGAATATCGCGGTTTCCGGGTACAGGACCTTGCCGAAAAAAGTTCCTTTCTTGAAACCGCATATCTTCTCCTTTTTGGCAACCTGCCCACCAAAACACAATATGAGCAGTTCGTTACAGACCTGATTCAACACCGCAGAATAAAATATCGAATTATCGATCTGGTCAAATGCCTTCCCGAGCATGGCCATCCGATGGATGCTTTGCAGGCAGCCGTGGCCGCCCTGGGTATGTTCTACCCCGACAAAAAAATTGAGAATGGCCAATCCCGTTACCTCTCTGCCGTTCGCTTAATTGCTAAACTGCCAACGATCATTGCCTCTTACGCCAGACTCCGCAGAGGGGATGAACAAGTCATTCCCCGGGATGATCTGGATCATACGTCTAATTTTTTCTACATGCTGACACGAAAAGATCCGGATCCGCTTTTTGCAAGAGTCTTAGACACGTGCCTCATCCTGCATGCAGAACATACCATGAATGCCTCTACCTTTAGCGGGATGGTCACCGCATCCACCTTAGCGGACCCTTACACCGTGGTCTCTTCTGCCATCGGAACCCTTAGGGGCCCTTTGCATGGAGGTGCTACGGAAGAAGTTGTTCAGATGTTTTACGAAATTGGAAGCGTGGAAAAGGTCCGGCCCTTTATCGAGAAAAGAATCATGGCCAAACAAAAAATAATGGGTCTAGGCCATCGAGAATACAAGGTAAAAGACCCAAGGGCAATCATTCTTCAGCAGTTGGCCCGGCAGGTCTTTGACCGGTACGGCTCATCTCCTCTTTATGAAATCGCGCTGGAAGTGGAAAGGGTGGGAGAGGAGCTATTAAGTCACAAAGGCGTTTACCCGAATGTGGATTTCTATTCGGGAATCATATATCTCAAAATGGGGATTGAAACTGATTTTTTCACCCCGATGTTTGCAATGGCACGGGTCGTAGGCTGGTTGGCCCATTGGCTGGAACAGATCAAGGACAACCATATCTTTCGACCCACGGAAATTTACGAAGGAGATCATGACCGATCCTATATTTCGATCGGGGAACGGGGATAA
- the polA gene encoding DNA polymerase I, whose amino-acid sequence MSQKPTLYLIDGHSYIYRAFHAIRNLSTSKGFPTNAIYGFTQMLLKIVRDNHPEYLAVVFDAKGPTLRHKEFEDYKANRPEMPDRLVPQIPFIQRLVEGFRIPVLMQEGYEADDLIGTLSQRAEGLGFQVTIVTGDKDMLQLLTPNIKIYDTLKDKRFGEENVKERFGVGPEGVVEIMGLMGDSVDNIPGVPGVGEKTAVQLITQFGTIENVLSHLDQVKKPKLKEALEKNSELARLSRRLAIIQTDCPVDFHPEIFKVSEPDHDSLSALFQELEFTTLLKAFSPKNKTTPIPLEFKNLKDAEQLKSFLETLQKTKSFILTLETDEKLLPMEAGLDGLGLLPPSGEGGYLSFNQSPKEREKFIHLLQPVFKDPSITKMGHHLKRGVIILKRFGIDLCPLGFDTMIAAYLLNPGRSEYSLETLSLELLGEELEKGRSEKSLPGEDIFCEMVQTQRLVRDLEGQLKGKGEEALFHEMEMPLIPVLARMEMNGFKLDVSFLEEMSKELERQLQGLMGRIYQLAGQEFNINSPKQLQEVLFQKLNLMPIKKTKTGFSTDEGVLTQLSIQHELPAEILNYRQLTKLKSTYVDALPRLVNSKTQRLHTSLNQTVAATGRLSSSDPNLQNIPIRTEIGRRIREAFIVEEGNWLLSADYNQIELRILAHLSEDEQFMEAFQSGEDIHLRTAMEIFGLSAKEITSEMRRAAKTVNFGIIYGLSPYGLAVQLGVSQPEAKKYIDNYFSHYSGVKAFIDRTIEEARKNGFVTTLFQRKRSVSDIHSENNATRGFGERIATNTPIQGSAADLIKLAMIRIDQWLMEKSLSTRMILQIHDELLFEVPESELDQVQKMVQAEMEGVFPMKVPLKVDLGTGKNWAEAH is encoded by the coding sequence TTGTCCCAAAAACCTACCCTTTATTTAATTGATGGACATTCCTATATCTACCGAGCCTTTCATGCCATTCGCAACTTATCCACTTCCAAGGGATTTCCCACCAATGCGATTTATGGTTTTACCCAAATGCTCCTTAAAATCGTCAGGGACAACCACCCGGAATATTTGGCGGTTGTATTTGATGCAAAAGGTCCGACATTGCGGCACAAGGAGTTTGAGGATTACAAGGCAAACCGTCCCGAGATGCCTGATCGTTTGGTCCCTCAAATCCCCTTCATTCAACGGTTGGTAGAAGGCTTTCGAATTCCTGTTTTGATGCAGGAGGGGTATGAGGCCGATGATTTGATCGGAACTCTTTCGCAACGGGCGGAGGGGCTTGGGTTTCAAGTAACCATCGTAACCGGTGATAAGGATATGCTTCAGCTGTTAACCCCAAACATAAAAATTTATGACACCTTAAAGGATAAAAGGTTTGGGGAGGAAAATGTGAAGGAACGTTTTGGTGTGGGTCCCGAAGGTGTGGTGGAAATTATGGGGCTTATGGGAGATTCCGTGGATAACATTCCCGGGGTTCCGGGTGTGGGGGAGAAAACGGCTGTTCAACTCATCACACAATTTGGAACCATCGAAAATGTTTTGTCTCATCTCGACCAGGTCAAAAAACCAAAATTAAAAGAGGCCCTAGAAAAAAATAGTGAACTGGCTCGGTTAAGTCGGCGTCTTGCGATTATTCAAACTGACTGTCCGGTTGATTTTCACCCGGAAATTTTTAAGGTTTCCGAGCCCGATCATGATTCTCTTTCGGCTCTTTTCCAAGAGTTGGAATTTACAACCCTCCTTAAGGCTTTTTCACCGAAAAATAAGACCACACCAATCCCGCTTGAATTTAAAAATTTAAAGGATGCCGAACAGCTAAAAAGTTTTTTGGAAACCCTTCAAAAGACCAAAAGCTTTATTTTAACCCTCGAAACGGATGAAAAGCTTCTGCCCATGGAGGCCGGGCTGGATGGTTTGGGCCTCCTTCCTCCTAGTGGGGAGGGGGGGTATCTTTCTTTCAACCAAAGTCCCAAGGAACGGGAGAAATTCATTCATCTACTTCAACCGGTTTTTAAAGACCCGTCCATTACTAAGATGGGCCATCACCTCAAACGGGGCGTGATTATTTTGAAGCGGTTTGGAATCGACCTTTGCCCCTTAGGGTTTGATACGATGATTGCGGCTTATCTTCTTAACCCCGGACGATCGGAATATTCCCTGGAAACTCTCTCCTTGGAACTTTTGGGAGAGGAGTTGGAAAAAGGGAGGTCTGAGAAAAGTCTTCCGGGTGAAGACATTTTTTGTGAAATGGTTCAGACACAGAGGCTGGTAAGGGATTTGGAGGGGCAGCTGAAGGGAAAAGGGGAAGAAGCCCTTTTCCATGAAATGGAGATGCCCCTAATCCCTGTACTTGCCCGAATGGAAATGAATGGTTTTAAGTTGGATGTTTCTTTTTTGGAGGAAATGTCAAAGGAGTTGGAAAGGCAACTGCAGGGTTTAATGGGCCGGATATACCAACTCGCTGGCCAAGAATTTAATATTAATTCACCAAAACAGCTTCAGGAAGTCCTGTTTCAAAAACTGAATTTGATGCCTATTAAAAAAACCAAAACAGGGTTTTCTACCGATGAAGGGGTTTTGACCCAATTGTCTATTCAGCATGAACTTCCCGCGGAGATTTTAAATTACCGTCAATTGACCAAATTAAAGTCCACCTACGTGGATGCTCTTCCCCGTTTGGTCAATTCAAAGACCCAAAGACTGCACACTTCTTTAAATCAAACGGTTGCGGCAACCGGACGCCTTTCCAGCAGCGATCCCAATCTTCAAAATATTCCGATTCGGACGGAAATCGGAAGGAGAATCCGGGAGGCTTTTATTGTAGAAGAAGGGAACTGGCTTCTCTCTGCGGACTACAATCAGATTGAATTGAGAATTTTGGCTCACCTTTCGGAAGATGAGCAGTTTATGGAGGCATTTCAAAGCGGAGAAGATATCCATCTGCGAACCGCTATGGAGATCTTTGGGCTTTCCGCCAAGGAAATTACCTCAGAAATGAGGCGGGCGGCCAAAACGGTGAATTTCGGCATAATTTACGGGTTAAGCCCTTATGGATTAGCAGTGCAACTGGGGGTTTCTCAGCCCGAAGCCAAAAAATACATCGACAATTATTTTAGCCATTACAGCGGGGTTAAGGCTTTTATCGATCGAACCATTGAAGAAGCGCGAAAAAACGGGTTTGTTACCACCTTGTTTCAGCGAAAGCGGTCAGTCTCAGATATTCATTCGGAAAACAATGCGACCCGGGGATTTGGGGAGAGGATTGCCACCAATACTCCCATTCAAGGCTCCGCTGCGGATCTGATCAAGTTGGCAATGATTCGAATTGACCAGTGGCTCATGGAAAAATCCCTTTCAACCCGAATGATCCTTCAAATTCATGATGAGCTTCTTTTCGAAGTGCCTGAATCTGAGCTAGACCAAGTCCAGAAAATGGTTCAGGCGGAAATGGAAGGGGTTTTCCCTATGAAGGTCCCATTAAAGGTGGATTTAGGAACTGGAAAAAATTGGGCGGAAGCCCATTGA
- a CDS encoding P-loop NTPase produces the protein MTITVSVASGKGGVGKSVVASKLGLLFAQRGKTVNLVDLDVGGANLHILFGMIHPKRTLSDFIYHRVSSMEEVSETFNGCSNLRIIAGTGETLSTANMPYSRKKRIIKHLKHLPADIVLVDVGPGTNFHSLDFFLMGDHHITVATPDPTSVLDLYRFIKLAAIRRVLSLFIARGTVSEALVGRDFSSVAEVFETVGQVDEISQEMAKKALAEFKPCLILNRVSGSQQFNTGKRRMLLKEYVGGDLENLGELPEDSNVGRSVRSFLPVVDFAPASAASEAFNRIADLFLKRV, from the coding sequence ATGACAATTACCGTTTCAGTGGCTTCGGGAAAGGGAGGTGTGGGAAAAAGTGTTGTTGCCAGCAAACTGGGTTTACTTTTTGCCCAGAGGGGAAAGACCGTAAATTTGGTGGATTTAGATGTAGGGGGAGCGAATCTTCATATCCTCTTTGGCATGATACATCCTAAAAGGACTCTTTCTGATTTTATTTATCACCGCGTTTCATCTATGGAAGAGGTTTCTGAAACCTTTAACGGGTGCTCAAACCTTCGAATTATTGCCGGAACCGGGGAAACCCTTTCCACGGCGAATATGCCCTATTCCCGGAAGAAGCGGATCATCAAGCATCTCAAACACCTTCCAGCAGACATTGTTCTGGTGGATGTGGGGCCTGGAACCAACTTCCATTCACTTGATTTTTTCCTGATGGGTGATCATCACATTACGGTGGCAACCCCGGACCCTACATCGGTTTTGGATCTTTACCGTTTTATAAAGTTGGCGGCCATTCGCCGGGTTCTGTCTCTTTTTATCGCACGGGGAACGGTTTCGGAAGCTTTGGTGGGCCGGGATTTTTCCAGCGTGGCAGAAGTTTTTGAAACGGTGGGTCAGGTGGATGAAATTTCACAGGAAATGGCAAAGAAGGCTTTAGCCGAATTTAAACCCTGTTTAATATTAAACCGGGTCTCTGGGTCTCAACAGTTTAATACCGGAAAACGGAGAATGCTGCTGAAAGAATATGTGGGCGGGGATTTGGAAAACCTGGGTGAATTACCGGAAGATAGCAATGTTGGACGCTCGGTTCGCTCTTTTCTTCCTGTGGTTGATTTTGCACCGGCCTCCGCTGCGAGTGAAGCCTTCAACCGGATTGCGGATCTGTTTCTCAAAAGGGTTTAA
- a CDS encoding DUF1499 domain-containing protein, with protein sequence MKKNESLQKQERPSQLPLYGFVIAISFLFIIVLAGLGSRWEWWGFRTGFSILEYGAYGGLGAALVSLIGLAMNSKHFHRQLFFMGISGLLLGLLTVGVPWSWWKFAKGVPPIHDITTDTRNPPVFESILPLRGDASNPVAYGGPEIAKLQKSAYPDIVPAILLVSKEEAFQRALVLAQAMGWKIVDADLNRGRIEATDTTFWFGFKDDIVIRISPHEEGTLVNLRSVSRVGRSDVGTNAMRIRKFLNQL encoded by the coding sequence ATGAAAAAAAATGAAAGCCTACAAAAACAGGAAAGACCCTCACAGCTTCCCCTTTATGGTTTCGTGATCGCCATTTCTTTCCTATTCATAATTGTCCTTGCAGGGTTGGGGAGCCGATGGGAGTGGTGGGGATTTAGAACCGGTTTTTCCATCCTGGAATATGGTGCCTACGGGGGGTTGGGGGCCGCTTTGGTATCGTTGATCGGTTTAGCCATGAATTCCAAACATTTCCACCGGCAACTATTTTTTATGGGTATTTCCGGCCTATTATTAGGATTGTTAACCGTTGGAGTTCCATGGAGCTGGTGGAAATTTGCAAAGGGTGTTCCCCCCATTCATGACATTACTACCGATACCAGAAATCCCCCCGTGTTTGAATCGATCCTTCCTTTGAGGGGGGATGCGTCCAATCCCGTGGCATATGGAGGGCCTGAAATAGCCAAACTGCAAAAAAGTGCCTATCCCGATATTGTGCCTGCCATATTGCTTGTTTCCAAAGAAGAGGCGTTCCAGCGCGCCCTGGTTTTAGCCCAAGCAATGGGCTGGAAAATTGTCGATGCGGATTTAAACCGAGGCAGAATAGAGGCAACCGATACCACGTTTTGGTTTGGTTTCAAGGATGATATTGTCATTCGAATCTCTCCTCACGAAGAGGGGACCCTTGTCAATTTACGTTCGGTGTCTCGGGTGGGCAGGAGTGACGTTGGAACCAATGCCATGCGTATCCGGAAGTTTTTGAACCAATTGTAA
- a CDS encoding L-2-amino-thiazoline-4-carboxylic acid hydrolase: MYFYGYIFGRQYLRHLSRVLNGKVPSLDTAKLTKEIKEQAKEVMEKERFSIPDRQAYLILTLCAYVLASFQRVRKRSSSSEETFECVRIAFCKTFQTPYQFLTRIYLMVHKDPFHALSKYSMPEINYKLFGSSMCFEERKNDNQIDLIVTRCAFHSFFERYGEPQLTRLFCEWDRNWMDVANASSRPIRVDRPSALSMGDDQCIFQFVYDESTQKNENDVVFNLSKNPEGKEGDTSSISSNL, translated from the coding sequence ATGTACTTTTATGGTTATATATTTGGCCGCCAGTACCTTCGCCATTTATCGCGGGTATTAAATGGAAAGGTTCCCAGCCTTGATACCGCAAAGCTGACCAAGGAAATTAAGGAACAGGCGAAGGAGGTAATGGAAAAGGAAAGGTTTTCCATTCCTGACCGCCAGGCTTATTTGATTCTGACCCTGTGTGCCTACGTGTTGGCATCCTTTCAACGGGTTAGGAAACGGTCTTCCTCTTCTGAGGAGACATTTGAGTGCGTGCGAATCGCTTTTTGCAAAACCTTTCAAACCCCTTATCAGTTTCTAACACGAATTTATTTGATGGTGCACAAAGATCCATTTCACGCCCTTTCTAAATATTCCATGCCGGAAATCAACTATAAACTGTTTGGTTCTAGCATGTGTTTTGAAGAACGGAAAAATGACAATCAAATTGATTTGATCGTGACCCGTTGTGCGTTTCATTCTTTCTTTGAAAGGTATGGGGAGCCTCAATTAACCCGCCTTTTTTGTGAATGGGATCGAAATTGGATGGATGTGGCCAATGCCTCTTCCCGTCCCATTCGTGTGGATCGGCCTTCGGCTTTGTCCATGGGGGATGACCAGTGTATTTTTCAATTTGTTTATGATGAATCCACACAAAAAAATGAAAATGATGTTGTTTTTAACCTCTCAAAAAATCCCGAGGGTAAAGAAGGGGATACCTCTTCTATCAGTTCAAACCTTTAA
- a CDS encoding MFS transporter, translating into MISGNLEGRSHLYTPTFLLLFMAHFFFGLSFWPYVLLPVFLQDLGADLLIIGVIMGASSLSGIAVRPWVGTGLDRIGRRKLLIAGGIIFLLTHFLYLRVGTIDWMVYAIRLLHGLGMGILMATFFTLAADYSPETRRTEGISFFGIAGHLSGAMGVPLGEELIRLGGYPTLFLTCAGLSLISIGLTFWIPEPPNRLFGGEPKGFFRVSLSPNLRLPFMATLAFGIGLTSYMVFLKPYANAMGIQSVTPFFIAYTLTAVGVRVIGGSWPDRFGLKPVMYPAMASMSLGIFLFVLQPTPGGLIASGIFCGIGHGYIFPILSVMVVGIEPSSNRGTLMTLYTLLFDLGLLIGAPLLGFIAKGGNYGTMYIVAGLVQLAALAVFVFSDQARERE; encoded by the coding sequence ATGATATCAGGAAATTTAGAAGGCAGATCACACCTTTATACTCCCACATTTCTTCTTTTGTTTATGGCCCACTTTTTTTTCGGGCTTTCCTTCTGGCCCTATGTGTTGCTGCCTGTTTTCCTGCAGGATTTAGGGGCTGACCTTTTGATCATTGGGGTCATCATGGGTGCTTCTTCCTTGTCTGGCATTGCGGTTCGTCCTTGGGTGGGAACTGGTCTCGATCGAATCGGCAGAAGGAAGCTTCTAATTGCGGGTGGTATTATTTTTTTATTAACCCATTTCCTTTACCTTCGGGTGGGGACAATTGATTGGATGGTTTATGCTATCCGCCTTCTTCACGGATTGGGAATGGGGATTTTGATGGCAACCTTTTTTACCCTTGCGGCTGATTATTCACCGGAAACCCGAAGAACGGAGGGGATTTCCTTTTTTGGAATTGCGGGGCATCTTTCGGGTGCCATGGGAGTCCCCCTGGGGGAGGAATTGATACGGTTGGGCGGATACCCGACCCTTTTTTTGACCTGTGCCGGACTTTCTTTAATCTCAATTGGTTTGACATTTTGGATTCCGGAACCCCCAAATCGTTTATTTGGAGGGGAACCCAAAGGTTTCTTTAGGGTTTCTCTATCGCCAAATCTCCGCCTTCCTTTTATGGCAACCCTTGCTTTTGGGATTGGCCTGACTTCCTATATGGTTTTCCTAAAACCCTACGCCAATGCAATGGGCATTCAATCAGTGACCCCCTTCTTTATTGCTTACACTCTTACTGCCGTTGGGGTTCGGGTCATCGGTGGAAGCTGGCCTGACCGGTTCGGTTTAAAACCGGTCATGTATCCGGCAATGGCCTCCATGTCTTTGGGAATTTTTCTTTTTGTTCTTCAACCCACCCCGGGAGGCCTCATTGCCAGCGGGATTTTTTGCGGTATCGGGCATGGGTATATCTTTCCTATTTTATCGGTTATGGTGGTTGGGATTGAGCCATCCTCCAACCGTGGAACCCTGATGACGTTATATACCCTTTTGTTTGATCTTGGCCTTTTGATCGGAGCGCCTCTTTTGGGGTTCATTGCAAAGGGGGGAAACTACGGGACAATGTATATTGTGGCCGGGTTGGTTCAATTGGCCGCATTGGCGGTTTTTGTTTTCTCAGACCAAGCAAGGGAAAGAGAGTAA
- the msrA gene encoding peptide-methionine (S)-S-oxide reductase MsrA, which produces MVHSDQIPSAEHSKVEASPLEVATFAGGCFWCMEEAFDELEGVISTTSGYTGGHLKNPTYKEVSAGGTGHAEVVQVRYDPKIMSYERLLENFWRNIDPTTPDRQFCDVGTQYRPAIFYHNQEQKNLAEESKENLKKTSPFKDPIFTEIVPVSEFYPAEEYHQNFYQKNPLRYKFYKHTCGRKQRLKELWE; this is translated from the coding sequence ATGGTCCATTCTGATCAAATACCCTCGGCTGAACATTCAAAAGTAGAAGCTTCTCCCTTGGAGGTCGCCACATTTGCGGGAGGATGTTTTTGGTGTATGGAAGAAGCCTTCGATGAATTAGAGGGGGTGATATCCACCACATCGGGATATACAGGAGGCCATTTAAAAAATCCCACTTACAAAGAAGTTTCAGCCGGTGGAACGGGTCATGCGGAAGTTGTCCAGGTTCGCTATGATCCAAAAATTATGAGCTACGAGAGATTATTAGAAAATTTTTGGAGAAACATCGATCCCACCACCCCCGACCGGCAATTTTGCGATGTGGGGACCCAATACCGTCCTGCTATTTTTTACCACAACCAAGAGCAGAAAAACTTAGCGGAGGAATCTAAAGAAAACCTTAAGAAAACAAGCCCTTTTAAAGACCCCATTTTCACCGAAATCGTTCCGGTTTCGGAATTCTACCCCGCCGAGGAATACCATCAGAATTTCTACCAAAAAAACCCTCTCCGGTATAAATTTTATAAACACACCTGCGGACGTAAACAGCGTCTAAAAGAGCTGTGGGAATAA